A portion of the Corticium candelabrum chromosome 5, ooCorCand1.1, whole genome shotgun sequence genome contains these proteins:
- the LOC134180576 gene encoding ubiquitin thioesterase OTUB1-like, with protein sequence MRLLCSANIPTRLFIDIAFVLQFMDVVACVESASDASDLLNKYCDQSTSDYVVVYLRLLTSGKLQEKADFYMHFIDGGLSVRDFCNQEVEPMAKESDHIHIIALSEALGIHVRVEYMDRGDGGTVNYHDFPEDGSPPHVCLLYRPGHYDILYN encoded by the exons ATGAGATTGTTGTGTTCTGCTAATATTCCCACACGACTCTTTATTGATATAGCCTTTGTGTTGCAGTTTATGGATGTTGTGGCATGTGTGGAAAGCGCTTCTGATGCTTCAGATCTTCTTAAT AAATATTGTGACCAGTCAACATCAGACTATGTCGTTGTCTATTTGAGATTATTGACGTCCGGGAAACTACAAGAAAAAGCTGACTTCTATATGCATTTTATTGATGGAGGACTGTCAGTGAGAGACTTTTGCAATCAG GAAGTAGAGCCAATGGCAAAGGAGAGTGATCACATTCATATCATTGCTCTCTCTGAAGCGTTGGGTATTCATGTTCGTGTAGAATACATGGATCGTGGAGATGGTGGAACAGTCAATTACCATGACTTTCCAGAAGACGGTTCACCACCACACGTCTGTTTGCTGTACAGACCAGGACATTACGACATTCTGTACAACTAA
- the LOC134180580 gene encoding ubiquitin thioesterase OTUB1-like, whose amino-acid sequence MAEVEDYETKDESQAAANARAVTDEAILAQMEQIKTEIAEAKSLIGNMEDVSVLRAVYDSKDTVYQQKIQHLMSKYSKVRQIRPDGNCFFRAVSFAYLERLIHDPSDYAR is encoded by the exons ATGGCGGAAGTCGAAGATTACGAGACAAAAGATGAATCTCAAGCTGCAG CTAACGCGCGCGCTGTCACTGATGAAGCAATTCTAGCGCAAATGGAGCAGATCAAGACTGAG ATTGCAGAGGCAAAGTCTCTTATTGGCAACATGGAGGACGTATCAGTACTTCGGGCAGTTTATGACTCTAAAGACACAGTCTATCAGCAGAAAATTCAA CACCTGATGAGTAAGTATTCGAAAGTCAGACAAATCAGACCAGACGGCAACTGCTTTTTTCGAGCGGTTTCCTTTGCATACTTGGAAAGACTAATTCATGATCCTTCAGATTATGCGCGGTAA
- the LOC134180575 gene encoding dynein axonemal light chain 1-like: protein MSKGTSLKDAVAKWSEKTGQKASEATEVALYCQYPPLDKLDASLNTLVACTKLSLSTNMIEKITNLNGLKNLRILSMGRNNIKSFAGLESVADTLEELWISYNQIEKMKGVGVLKKLKVLYMSNNKVKDWDEFGKLTDLPQLIELLFVGNPLEEKHSADGDWRDQVTKRLPRLSKLDGVPIVKQEEEEDES, encoded by the exons ATG TCGAAAGGCACAAGTCTGAAAGATGCTGTCGCCAAATGG TCCGAGAAAACAGGACAGAAGGCGTCGGAGGCCACAGAGGTTGCGTTGTATTGTCAATACCCGCCGTTAGACAAGCTGGACGCGTCTCTCAACACTCTAGTTGCTTGCAC GAAACTGTCGCTTTCAACGAATATGATCGAGAAGATAACGAATTTGAATGGACTAA AGAACTTACGAATTTTGTCTATGGGAAGAAATAACATCAAATCGTTTGCAGGATTG GAGTCGGTTGCAGACACGTTGGAGGAACTGTGGATATCGTACAACCAGATTGAAAAGATGAAAGGTGTGGGTGTTCTCAAGAAATTGAAG GTTCTCTACATGTCCAACAACAAAGTAAAAGATTGGGATGAATTTGGCAAGCTAACAGATTTGCCTCAGCTGATTGAACTACTGTTTGTTGGCAACCCACTAGAAGAGAAACACTCTGCTGACGGGGACTGGAGAGACCAAGTGACAAAAAGACTGCCAAGACTCTCTAAACTGGATG gagTTCCAATTGTGAAgcaagaagaggaagaggacgAGAGCTAA
- the LOC134179451 gene encoding proteasome subunit alpha type-3-like: protein MSSIGTGYDLSASQFSPDGRVFQVEYAKKAVDASSNAIAVKGKDGVVIGVEKPVISKLHEPTSNRRIMNIDRHIGMTMAGKLADARKIATVARDECSNYRARFGGPIPLKLLAERVSLFMHAYTCYAAVRPFGCSIILSSYESDGPHLYMIEPSGVSWGYYGCAVGKARQNAKTELEKLKHQELTCEELVKEVTRIIHIAHDEVKDKDFILELSWVGEVTGGKHEFVPLERVAEAEKQAKAAMEESSGSEDDEDL from the exons ATGAGTTCAATTGGAACTGGG TATGACTTGTCAGCGTCTCAATTTTCACCAGACGGTAGAGTCTTTCAAGTAGAATACGCCAAGAAAGCAGTAGACGCCAGCAG CAACGCGATTGCTGTGAAGGGAAAGGACGGCGTTGTGATTGGCGTAGAAAAGCCCGTGATATCAAAACTTCACGAGCCAACATCGAACAGACGAATAATGAATATTGACCGTCACATTGGAATG ACGATGGCTGGGAAGCTTGCTGATGCTCGCAAG ATTGCAACTGTTGCTAGGGATGAGTGTTCTAACTACAGGGCTCGATTTGGTGGTCCAATTCCATTGAAG TTGTTGGCAGAAAGAGTCTCTCTCtttatgcatgcatatacatgCTATGCTGCAGTTCGACCGTTTGGCTGCAG CATTATTCTAAGTTCATATGAAAGTGATGGTCCTCACCTGTACATGATAGAACCGTCAGGAGTGTCATGG GGATATTATGGATGTGCTGTTGGCAAGGCAAGGCAAAATGCAAAGACAGAATTAGAGAAATTAAAG CACCAAGAGCTAACGTGTGAAGAGCTGGTGAAAGAAGTCACAAGAAT AATCCATATTGCTCATGACGAAGTGAAAGACAAGGATTTTATCTTAGAACTGAGCTGGGTTGGAGAAG TAACTGGTGGGAAACACGAGTTTGTGCCACTTGAAAGAGTTGCTGAAGCTGAGAAACAGGCAAAG GCTGCAATGGAGGAGTCATCAGGCTCTGAAGACGACGAGGATCTCTAA
- the LOC134179823 gene encoding beclin 1-associated autophagy-related key regulator-like: MDEFLCQEAVFGVSRPIKQPFRCLLCKYVQPGSSFVCAKCVNEGNFFKLSDVTRLETYAAGKEKLERLKKEIEEMKRKVLERVDCLSEHRDKVAAKHACRMRLEPLKQAVSESETSYREDLETCKRLHKNKKRLSSEVDSLCQRIKKWETFRVKLKDKILKTHRMHRQTCLDLGRERKKLIDELTTVVIPICRITPLRSVPVQNQLALGSNTQTGVLNGFDATALIVSQLADAVTDAIVENSVCLKTRDSEVQSPDARCEKVSNVFGNHYNGTDWSKVEYSICGITTLTCNRVKDCEDWVQLSSAEELSDDADDVPCNKETPSVLAALSYVAHLVPQVSKILQINVPHIVSLQTFSMYTLTPMALQAQIAKLQVNVLHLCFPLRLPYSVLLPQHILHNLLTCLELPSDMFAGHRSYTFYDDLLPEIPADWETVDVVHEIDSRVIESSIFDENEMDNNDDIDHGEWEAVEPLPEVRLVDKTDDNPEFPMSSSQAGGVLTSTLAQVSNLWRAATGRK; this comes from the exons ATGGACGAGTTCTTATGTCAAGAAGCTGTTTTCGGCGTATCGAGACCGATAAAGCAACCATTTCGGTGTCTATTGTGCAAGTATGTGCAGCCAGGGTCGTCTTTCGTCTGCGCCAAATGTGTCAACGAAGGGAACTTCTTCAAGTTGTCTGACGTCACGAGACTCGAAAC ATACGCTGCGGGTAAGGAGAAACTCGAACGTTTGAAGAAAGAAATCGAAGAAATGAAACGCAA AGTGTTGGAGAGGGTCGACTGTTTGTCGGAACATCGAGACAAG GTGGCTGCTAAGCATGCGTGCAGGATGAGATTAGAACCGTTGAAACAAGCTGTTTCGGAGTCAGAGACTAGTTATCGAGAAG ACCTTGAAACTTGTAAGAGATTACACAAGAATAAGAAAAGATTGTCATCAGAAGTGGATTCTCTTTGTCAAAGAATAAAGAAATGGGAAACATTTCGAGTCAAACTAAAG GATAAAATATTGAAGACACATAGAATGCATAGACAAACTTGTTTGGACTTAGGTAGGGAAAGGAAGAAACTGATTGACGAGTTGACAACTGTTGTTATTCCTATTTGTCGCATCACTCCATTGAGATCAGTTCCTGTTCAAAATCAACTTGCTTTGGGTAGCAACACTCAGACAGGCGTATTGAATGGATTTGATGCGACAGCCTTGATAGTTAGCCAGCTGGCAGATGCTGTTACCGATGCAATTGTTGAGAATTCTGTGTGCTTGAAAACAAGGGATTCTGAAGTTCAGTCACCTGATGCTCGTTGCGAGAAAGTTAGTAATGTATTTGGCAACCATTACAATGGAACTGATTGGTCTAAGGTGGAGTACAGTATATGTGGCATTACAACGCTCACTTGTAATCGCGTCAAAGACTGTGAAGATTGGG ttcaGCTGAGCAGTGCAGAGGAACTATCAGACGATGCAG ATGATGTACcttgcaacaaagaaacaccATCTGTATTGGCTGCTCTCTCATACGTAGCACACTTGGTACCCCAGGTGTCAAAAATTCTACAGATTAACGTTCCTCACATTGTCTCTCTCCA AACATTTAGTATGTACACATTGACTCCAATGGCCTTACAGGCTCAAATTGCTAAGTTGCAAGTAAATGTGTTACACCTTTGCTTTCCTCTG AGATTACCTTACTCAGTTCTATTGCCTCAACATATCCTTCACAATCTTCTGACGTGTCTTGAACTgccatcagatatgtttgcagg TCATCGTTCATACACTTTTTATGATGATCTGTTGCCTGAAATTCCTGCTGATTGGGAGACCGTCGATGTTGTACATGAAATAGACTCTAGAGTTATAGAATCTTCAATATTTGATGAGAACGAGATGGACAATAATGATGATATCGATCATGGAGAGTGGGAAGCTGTAGAGCCATTGCCTGAGGTAAGATTAGTTGACAAGACGGACGACAATCCAGAATTTCCTATGAGTAGCTCTCAAGCTGGTGGAGTGTTAACTTCAACTCTCGCTCAAGTTTCTAATTTGTGGAGGGCAGCCACTGGTCGAAAGTAA